One segment of Methanobrevibacter wolinii SH DNA contains the following:
- a CDS encoding 2,3-bisphosphoglycerate-independent phosphoglycerate mutase, with product MKGLILVMDGMGDRPLKELNNQTPLQAANTPNMDKMAKEGITGIMDSIAPGIRPGSDTAHLSILGYNPYEVYTGRGPFEASGVGLDVIPGDIAFRCNFSTMDENGIVTDRRAGRIRDGTKDLVETLNKMVIEGYEDVKIIFKESTGHRAVLVLRGEGLSGNISDADPKVEGNAPAKVMPLDDSEKAKKTADLVNKIVMKTYDMIKDHPVNIERINNNLPPANVVIPRGAGEVPDVESFNDKYEVNSACIAETGLIMGIGRFAGMDIIEMEDVTGGVDTNLENIRDTIVDQVNNSEHDFFLINIDGADEAGHDGNTKQKLEFIEKVDKVVMSELLKLEDCYIFLTADHSTPISVKNHTGDPVPILIRGPEVRTDDVEEYNEFATYKGGLCRIRGSDVMNIMLDLMNYSHKFGA from the coding sequence ATGAAAGGATTAATATTAGTAATGGACGGTATGGGAGATCGTCCTTTAAAAGAACTTAACAATCAAACTCCTCTTCAAGCAGCTAATACTCCAAATATGGATAAAATGGCTAAAGAGGGTATAACTGGAATTATGGATTCTATTGCTCCAGGTATTAGACCTGGAAGTGACACTGCTCATCTTTCTATTTTAGGATACAATCCATATGAAGTATATACTGGAAGAGGTCCTTTTGAAGCTTCTGGTGTAGGATTAGATGTTATTCCAGGTGATATTGCATTTAGATGTAATTTTTCAACAATGGATGAAAATGGTATTGTAACTGATAGACGTGCTGGTAGGATTAGGGATGGTACAAAAGATCTTGTTGAAACCTTAAATAAAATGGTAATTGAAGGTTATGAAGATGTTAAAATTATATTTAAAGAATCCACTGGACACCGTGCAGTTTTAGTACTTAGAGGTGAAGGTTTATCTGGAAATATCTCAGATGCAGATCCAAAAGTTGAAGGTAATGCTCCTGCTAAAGTTATGCCTTTAGATGATAGTGAAAAAGCTAAAAAAACTGCAGATTTAGTTAATAAAATAGTTATGAAAACATATGATATGATTAAAGATCATCCAGTAAACATTGAAAGAATTAATAATAATTTACCTCCAGCTAATGTTGTTATTCCTCGTGGTGCTGGGGAAGTTCCAGATGTAGAATCATTTAATGATAAATATGAGGTAAATTCTGCATGTATTGCAGAAACTGGTTTAATTATGGGTATTGGTCGTTTTGCAGGAATGGATATTATTGAAATGGAAGATGTTACTGGTGGAGTAGACACTAATCTTGAAAATATTAGGGATACTATTGTAGATCAAGTAAATAATTCAGAACATGACTTCTTCTTAATTAATATTGATGGTGCTGATGAAGCAGGGCATGATGGAAATACAAAACAAAAATTAGAATTTATTGAAAAAGTTGATAAAGTTGTAATGAGTGAATTATTAAAACTTGAAGATTGTTATATCTTTTTAACTGCAGATCATTCAACACCAATTTCAGTTAAAAATCATACTGGGGATCCTGTACCTATTTTAATTAGAGGTCCTGAAGTAAGAACTGATGATGTAGAAGAATATAATGAATTTGCAACTTATAAAGGAGGCCTCTGTAGAATTAGAGGTAGTGATGTAATGAATATTATGTTAGATTTAATGAATTATTCTCATAAATTTGGTGCTTAA
- a CDS encoding TIGR00297 family protein, whose product MTGQIWINVISVVILFILGAFIYKRKALDFLGSVCMIIMGIVILLSAGLNWLLIIVLFFIMGIGATYYSKDYKKRLGEFEGRRTAKNVISNGVVAFVMAAFGGYYLPFVGGFIGAIATATSDTLGSEIGILSTPRLITNFKKVQPGTNGAVSVRGTLAGIIGAFIIGIAAFLLGVLPNIWISIKISVISGTVGCFMDSLLGAVFENRNYLTNEHVNLLATITGAIVGIICCL is encoded by the coding sequence ATGACTGGGCAAATATGGATAAATGTTATTTCTGTAGTAATATTATTTATTTTAGGGGCTTTTATTTATAAAAGAAAAGCATTAGATTTCTTAGGTTCTGTATGTATGATAATTATGGGTATTGTCATATTATTATCTGCAGGTTTAAATTGGTTATTAATTATTGTCCTATTCTTTATTATGGGTATTGGTGCAACTTATTATTCAAAAGATTATAAAAAACGTTTAGGAGAATTTGAAGGTAGACGTACTGCTAAAAATGTTATTTCTAATGGGGTAGTAGCATTTGTTATGGCTGCATTTGGTGGTTATTATCTTCCTTTTGTCGGTGGTTTTATAGGAGCTATTGCTACAGCAACTTCTGATACATTAGGTAGTGAAATTGGTATTTTATCAACTCCTCGTTTAATTACTAATTTTAAAAAAGTTCAACCAGGTACTAATGGGGCAGTTTCTGTTAGAGGAACTTTAGCAGGTATTATTGGAGCTTTTATCATTGGAATTGCTGCATTTTTACTTGGTGTTTTACCAAATATTTGGATTTCAATTAAAATTTCTGTAATTTCTGGTACTGTTGGTTGTTTTATGGATAGTTTATTAGGAGCAGTATTTGAAAATCGTAATTATTTAACAAATGAACATGTTAATTTATTAGCAACTATTACTGGAGCTATTGTTGGAATTATCTGTTGTTTATAA
- a CDS encoding 30S ribosomal protein S3ae produces the protein MAKAKRRVRDTWREKVWYDIKAPIEFGEKEIGETPSRDPEFLIGRNVDVTMRELTGDFSKQYIKLNFEINNVAGKVANTRFAGHKITSDRIRSMIRRGTSRIDSIAIVKTKDGHEIKVHVLAVTNKRAKSSQQKFMRETIKNLVTESASEKSFKEFTEILTNGRLASEIYHNAKKIYPLNRVEIIKSKVYN, from the coding sequence AAGTATGGTATGATATTAAAGCACCTATTGAATTTGGTGAAAAAGAAATAGGAGAAACTCCTTCTAGAGATCCTGAATTTTTAATTGGAAGAAATGTTGATGTAACTATGAGGGAATTAACTGGAGATTTCTCAAAACAATACATCAAATTAAACTTTGAAATTAATAATGTTGCAGGAAAAGTAGCAAATACTAGATTTGCAGGACATAAAATCACTTCTGATCGTATTAGAAGTATGATTAGAAGAGGTACTAGTAGAATTGATTCTATTGCTATTGTAAAAACTAAAGATGGACATGAAATTAAAGTTCATGTTTTAGCTGTAACTAATAAAAGAGCTAAATCTTCTCAACAAAAATTCATGAGAGAAACTATTAAAAACTTAGTTACTGAATCTGCTAGTGAAAAATCTTTCAAAGAATTCACTGAAATTTTAACTAATGGTAGATTAGCTTCTGAAATTTACCATAATGCTAAAAAAATCTACCCTCTTAATAGAGTAGAAATCATTAAAAGTAAAGTATACAATTAA